In a single window of the Antedon mediterranea chromosome 1, ecAntMedi1.1, whole genome shotgun sequence genome:
- the LOC140050456 gene encoding scavenger receptor cysteine-rich type 1 protein M130-like, translating to MKCGTSSYTIATCKLNACRSDICCSGIEKYAGVICQDLEVRLVNGDAYSGIVEVNHGTDWGTICDDDWTLLDADIVCHTLGYPGSQRQAFVDEFEPSSGPVKCSKVDCAGSEGHLRECNPSISGMSSTCEPEKTIASVVCKKPFRLVNGTTDRKGRVEVFLNGLWGRVCDNGWGLDDANVLCNSLGFPGAMSAPVGSYFGEGMLENVLLEDLDCNGNESSILNCRRKTTVGDTCAHGHDASAICHDIDECVSQPCANGATCNNTVVGYVCICARGYEGTNCEDGNYFHGFSSFVTSNYHFHWAYLKARKDNSYLQPWELLDHRAYYMSIVWNSLCKPTPSIPPATDYSWQLENGHLKPVFCNNPLAPEALLEIRRCTCNGSCSTNRCSCKKNNLLCTDACECGDGYIDECENNPCQHGGTCHDWINSYKCDCVQGYDGESCETNIDECQPQPCFNGGTCTDDVNAFTCHCPDGFDGSYCERNTDECLSNLCLNDGQCIDGNGFYTCACQNGYFGKTCQLGGIRLINGTSPYDGRVEVSYNNQWGTICGTSWDLNDARVVCRQIDTPGAIRTYGVSSPYGPGSGPIILDQVDCTGYEETLGDCGHSELGINNCNHQQDVGVHCMKGVRLVGGGNALEGVVEVFWNGEWGTICDDDWGIDDALVVCRELGFTGALQAVDGGSQFGYGSGDILLDNVACLGTESRLINCGHTQPGVNHCTQNDHAGVICLNSSSVRLVGGEVPYEGRVEVNLSGEWGTVCDDSWGILDAQVVCRQLGYPNVVSAPCRAMYGQGTGDIVMNNVDCSGQETQLVECPRNSLNLDICGHHKDASAVCENNIRLVDGNKETEGRVEVFLDGRWGTVCDDDFDIDDAHVVCRHLGFWEALTFYRNSRFGVGSIPVILDNLRCNGNESRISECPTLGIGVHNCQNSEDVSVVCNLKVRLAEGAIPSEGRVEVYAEGAWGTVCDDSWDRNDGDVVCKELGYERAERVTVTGSFGQGTGNILLDNVGCTGAEHSLGNCSHNGLGVHNCAHYKDAGVICFTNDVVRLVGGSGQNEGRVEIYHNGEWGTVCDDGWGIPDATVVCRQLGYTEAIEAPGCATYGAGSNLIWLDDVNCSGTESSIFDCNSRDIGSHNCNHGEDAGAVCIGNSKIRLLGGTLENEGRVEILRNGQWGTVCDDGWDQNEATVVCRQLDFPGALSSVAGAEFGEGIGPIHLSRVQCNGNETRLDLCDHVGQTSSCGHHNDAGVYCMPRASIRLVGGNNEREGRVEVYAGGRWGTICDDGWGINDANVVCRQLGYIGAIESHGSAHFGQGTSPIHLDNVACIGTESTILECNHNGLGSHNCQHSEDAGVTCLDGEPVRLQDGSTPNEGRVEILHNGVWGTVCDDSWSISDGTVVCKQLGYPGAVRVRTNAFWGQGTGPIHLDDVGCNGDETSILDCSHAGLGIENCCHNEDAGVECIKSVRLAGGVTHDRGRVEVFVDGAWGTVCDDSWDLNDANVVCRELGYESASDAKTSAFFGPGTGNINLNEVCCAGDEHSLLECDHAGSRVHDCDHNEDAGVVCTNSIAVRLVGGNNDREGRVEIQIQGIWGTICDDSWGLQDATVICRQLGLGRASSAPCNAHFGQGTGQIHLDDVHCLGTESSIIDCAHGGIGCHNCQHAEDAGVVCSQTVNAQQN from the exons ATGAAGTGTGGAACGTCTTCATATACCATTGCTACTTGTAAACTCAACGCGTGCCGGTCTGACATCTGCTGTTCTGGGATTGAAAAATATGCTGGCGTTATTTGTCAAGATCTTGAAG TTCGTTTAGTGAATGGCGATGCATACAGTGGGATAGTAGAAGTAAACCACGGGACAGACTGGGGTACTATATGTGATGATGATTGGACGCTGCTCGATGCCGACATAGTCTGCCATACACTAGGGTACCCAGGATCTCAACGGCAGGCCTTCGTTGATGAGTTCGAACCAAGTTCTGGGCCTGTGAAATGTAGTAAGGTTGATTGTGCAGGTTCAGAGGGGCATCTGAGGGAGTGTAATCCAAGTATTTCTGGTATGTCATCTACCTGCGAACCGGAGAAAACAATAGCTAGTGTGGTGTGTAAGAAGCCAT TTCGATTAGTTAATGGAACGACTGATCGTAAAGGACGCGTTGAGGTATTCTTAAATGGGTTGTGGGGTAGGGTCTGTGACAATGGCTGGGGCTTAGATGACGCCAATGTCTTATGTAATAGCCTCGGTTTTCCAGGCGCTATGTCAGCTCCAGTTGGAAGTTATTTCGGAGAAGGCATGCTTGAGAATGTATTGTTGGAGGATTTGGATTGTAATGGAAATGAGTCTTCTATATTGAATTGCAGACGAAAGACGACTGTCGGCGACACGTGTGCGCATGGTCATGATGCTAGCGCCATATGCCACGATATAG ATGAATGTGTGTCTCAGCCCTGTGCTAATGGAGCAACATGCAACAATACGGTAGTTGGGTATGTCTGTATTTGTGCGCGTGGCTACGAAGGAACTAACTGCGAGGATGGTAACTATTTTCACGGTTTTTCATCTTTTGTGACGTCAAATTACCACTTTCATTGGGCTTATCT AAAGGCAAGGAAGGACAACAGTTACCTCCAACCATGGGAACTCTTAGATCACAGAGCATACTACATGTCTATTGTATGGAATTCATTATGCAAGCCAACTCCATCTATTCCACCAGCAACTGACTACTCCTGGCAACTAGAAAATGGTCACTTGAAGCCGGTATTTTGCAACAATCCACTAGCACCAGAAGCTCTTCTAGAAATTCGTCGATGTACCTGCAATGGTTCATGTTCAACAAATCGCTGTAGTTGTAAGAAAAACAACTTGCTCTGTACTGATGCATGTGAGTGTGGTGATGGAT ATATTGACGAATGTGAAAATAATCCATGTCAACATGGTGGAACATGCCACGACTGGATCAACAGTTACAAATGCGACTGTGTGCAAGGCTACGATGGAGAATCTTGTGAAACAA ATATAGACGAATGCCAACCTCAGCCGTGCTTTAATGGTGGAACTTGTACTGATGACGTCAATGCATTCACGTGTCATTGTCCAGATGGTTTTGATGGGTCATATTGTGAAAGAA ATACGGACGAGTGTTTATCAAATCTATGTTTGAATGATGGGCAGTGCATTGATGGAAATGGCTTTTACACATGCGCATGTCAAAACGGTTACTTTGGGAAAACCTGTCAGTTAG gtgGCATACGATTGATTAACGGAACATCCCCATATGATGGTAGAGTTGAGGTTTCCTACAACAACCAATGGGGAACAATATGCGGTACATCCTGGGACTTAAACGACGCTCGAGTTGTGTGCCGTCAAATTGACACACCCGGTGCGATCCGCACATACGGGGTTTCTTCTCCGTACGGACCAGGAAGTGGGCCAATCATTCTTGATCAGGTCGATTGTACTGGTTACGAAGAGACGTTAGGGGATTGTGGTCATTCAGAACTTGGTATCAATAATTGTAACCATCAGCAAGATGTCGGTGTACATTGTATGAAAGGCG TTCGTCTTGTTGGTGGTGGGAATGCTCTAGAGGGCGTTGTAGAAGTTTTCTGGAACGGAGAATGGGGAACCATATGCGATGACGACTGGGGAATCGACGACGCACTTGTTGTGTGCCGAGAACTTGGCTTTACTGGGGCTCTACAAGCCGTTGACGGAGGAAGTCAGTTTGGTTATGGGTCTGGAGATATACTCCTAGACAACGTAGCCTGCTTAGGAACTGAAAGCCGATTGATCAATTGTGGTCACACACAGCCAGGCGTCAATCACTGTACACAAAATGATCATGCGGGGGTTATCTGCTTAAATTCAT CTTCTGTTCGACTTGTTGGCGGCGAAGTTCCGTATGAAGGCAGAGTTGAAGTTAACCTTTCAGGAGAATGGGGCACTGTATGTGATGACTCATGGGGCATACTCGATGCCCAGGTGGTTTGCCGTCAGCTAGGATACCCGAACGTTGTATCAGCTCCTTGTCGGGCGATGTATGGTCAAGGCACTGGTGACATAGTCATGAACAACGTCGATTGCTCTGGTCAGGAGACACAATTGGTTGAGTGTCCGCGAAACAGTTTGAACCTTGATATATGTGGTCACCATAAAGACGCTAGTGCAGTTTGTGAAAATAATA TTCGTCTGGTTGATGGTAACAAAGAAACAGAAGGACGTGTTGAGGTATTCCTTGATGGACGATGGGGCACCGTCTGTGACGATGACTTCGACATTGATGACGCTCATGTTGTCTGTAGACATTTAGGCTTCTGGGAAGCATTGACTTTTTACCGAAATTCTCGATTTGGTGTAGGCTCAATTCCGGTTATTTTAGATAATCTACGCTGCAACGGTAATGAGTCAAGAATATCAGAATGCCCAACTTTAGGCATTGGAGTTCATAATTGTCAGAACTCAGAAGATGTCAGTGTAGTTTGCAATCTTAAAG TTCGCCTAGCAGAAGGAGCTATACCATCGGAAGGACGTGTTGAGGTATATGCGGAAGGTGCATGGGGAACAGTATGCGATGACAGCTGGGATCGGAATGACGGTGATGTGGTTTGCAAAGAACTAGGTTATGAGCGG GCAGAACGAGTAACGGTAACTGGATCATTTGGGCAAGGCACTGGAAATATTCTTCTAGACAATGTTGGTTGCACTGGAGCAGAACACTCCCTCGGGAATTGTAGCCACAATGGGCTTGGAGTTCACAACTGTGCACATTACAAAGATGCTGGTGTCATTTGTTTTACTAATG ATGTTGTTCGTCTTGTTGGTGGATCAGGCCAAAACGAAGGACGGGTAGAGATCTACCATAACGGGGAATGGGGAACCGTTTGTGACGATGGCTGGGGTATACCGGACGCCACAGTAGTATGTCGTCAGCTAGGCTATACGGAAGCCATTGAAGCCCCAGGTTGTGCCACGTATGGTGCAGGAAGTAACCTCATTTGGCTTGACGATGTAAATTGTTCTGGTACAGAAAGCAGTATTTTCGATTGTAACAGCAGAGACATAGGAAGCCATAACTGCAATCACGGAGAAGATGCTGGCGCAGTTTGCATTGGAAATT CTAAAATTCGATTGCTAGGAGGAACATTGGAAAATGAGGGTCGTGTTGAGATACTTAGGAACGGTCAGTGGGGAACAGTCTGCGATGATGGCTGGGACCAAAACGAAGCAACAGTTGTCTGTCGTCAGCTGGACTTTCCGGGTGCTTTGTCCTCTGTCGCAGGAGCTGAATTCGGTGAAGGAATTGGTCCGATACACTTGAGCCGTGTCCAATGTAATGGAAATGAAACAAGATTAGATCTATGCGATCATGTAGGACAGACATCGTCTTGTGGTCACCACAATGATGCTGGTGTTTATTGTATGCCAAGAG caaGTATACGTTTAGTTGGTGGAAACAATGAACGCGAAGGCAGAGTTGAAGTGTATGCCGGCGGCCGATGGGGAACAATTTGTGATGATGGCTGGGGTATTAACGACGCCAATGTTGTCTGTAGACAGCTGGGGTACATTGGTGCCATTGAGTCCCATGGTTCAGCGCACTTTGGACAAGGAACAAGTCCAATCCATTTAGATAATGTTGCTTGTATTGGAACCGAATCCACCATACTTGAATGCAATCACAACGGACTTGGAAGCCACAACTGTCAACATAGCGAAGATGCTGGAGTTACATGTCTTGATGGAG AGCCCGTTAGGCTTCAAGATGGTTCTACCCCGAATGAAGGACGTGTCGAAATACTCCACAACGGCGTATGGGGAACAGTCTGTGATGATAGCTGGAGCATATCAGACGGTACAGTAGTTTGCAAACAGCTTGGTTATCCAGGCGCGGTAAGGGTAAGAACGAATGCATTCTGGGGTCAAGGAACAGGACCTATACATCTTGACGATGTTGGGTGTAATGGAGATGAAACGTCGATTTTAGATTGTTCACATGCTGGTTTAGGAATAGAAAACTGTTGTCATAATGAAGACGCGGGAGTAGAATGCATTAAATCAG TCAGGTTGGCTGGTGGAGTCACTCATGACCGGGGACGAGTGGAGGTGTTTGTTGACGGTGCATGGGGAACCGTGTGTGACGACTCGTGGGATTTGAATGATGCTAACGTTGTGTGCCGAGAGCTCGGGTATGAGTCGGCGTCAGACGCAAAAACATCTGCATTTTTTGGACCCGGAACAGGAAACATTAATCTGAACGAGGTTTGTTGCGCTGGTGATGAACACAGTTTACTCGAGTGTGACCACGCGGGATCACGTGTACATGACTGCGATCACAATGAAGATGCTGGTGTCGTCTGTACAAACTCAATCG CTGTTAGACTTGTAGGTGGAAATAACGACCGAGAAGGGCGCGTTGAAATACAGATACAAGGCATATGGGGAACGATATGTGATGATTCATGGGGTTTACAAGACGCTACTGTAATCTGTCGACAACTTGGTCTTGGGAGAGCTAGTTCTGCACCTTGTAATGCACACTTTGGGCAAGGAACTGGTCAG ATACATCTAGATGACGTACATTGCTTGGGAACCGAAAGCTCAATAATTGATTGTGCCCACGGAGGAATTGGTTGTCACAACTGTCAACATGCTGAGGACGCTGGTGTCGTGTGTTCACAGACTGTTAATGCACAGCAAAATTAG
- the LOC140057509 gene encoding uncharacterized protein yields the protein MPGYNGIFCEHDIDECASSPCKNGSCIDELNGFQCQCFPGYTGLFCGIELNECSSNPCFNGAECVDLVNRYSCVCIGGYTGEKCNEEINECDSDPCTHNGICNNELNRFTCNCSTGFHGDLCELDTDECSSNPCKNNATCVNNIGSFSCTCRPGFKDVTCETNFNECSLNPCVTGTCLDLVNKYECVCPPGYFGDRCEVERDECLSFPCLNGECLDMVDGFNCTCHIGYEGILCDTEIDECLSNPCLHGGTCTDGVGRFSCDCVFGFNGRLCEYDIDNCSNNPCFNGATCLDLVNSFQCTCAAGFTGDTCHTSMK from the exons ATGCCCGGTTATAACGGCATTTTCTGTGAGCACG atattGACGAGTGTGCATCATCACCTTGTAAAAATGGTTCTTGCATTGATGAACTTAATGGGTTTCAATGTCAGTGTTTCCCGGGGTATACAGGGCTGTTCTGTGGTATAG AATTGAATGAATGCTCGTCCAATCCCTGTTTCAATGGTGCTGAATGTGTTGATCTGGTCAACAGGTACTCATGTGTCTGTATCGGAGGCTATACAGGAGAGAAGTGTAATGAAG AGATCAATGAGTGCGACTCCGACCCATGCACACATAATGGAATTTGTAATAATGAACTAAATCGCTTTACCTGTAACTGTAGTACTGGTTTTCATGGAGATTTGTGTGAACTAG ATACCGATGAGTGTTCCAGTAACCCCTGTAAGAATAACGCCACTTGCGTCAACAACATTGGTAGCTTCTCCTGCACTTGTCGTCCAGGTTTCAAAGACGTAACATGTGAGACTAACTTTAATGAATGCTCCTTAAACCCCTGTGTCACAGGAACCTGTCTCGATCTTGTCAACAAGTACGAGTGTGTCTGCCCACCCGGTTATTTTGGCGACCGTTGCGAAGTTG aacgTGACGAGTGTCTCTCCTTTCCGTGTCTGAATGGAGAATGTCTTGACATGGTTGATGGCTTTAACTGCACCTGCCATATTGGTTATGAAGGGATTCTTTGCGATACAG AAATCGACGAATGCCTCTCTAACCCCTGTTTACATGGTGGTACATGCACTGACGGAGTAGGACGCTTTTCGTGTGATTGCGTTTTTGGATTCAATGGTAGATTGTGTGAATACG ATATTGATAATTGTTCTAATAACCCATGCTTTAACGGAGCAACGTGTTTGGACCTTGTTAACAGCTTCCAGTGCACATGTGCAGCAGGGTTTACTGGAGACACATGCCATACAAgtatgaaataa